The sequence CTGACTTGAGACAAGCTGGGGAACCAAGTATAGCAGTGCTGAAAAACAGCTACAAAGCCATACACAACCCACCCATTTAGACCAGTAGCCAAGACTCCATATTGTAAAAAGCTTGCTGCATTCATTGCCCATTGTATCAGTATGTACCCAACTATGTGACCAAAGTTACTATGTGATCAGGAGAGGAAAATAACAGCCAAAGAAGTGAAATGGAATTTACAATCATATAACTCCGGTTATTTATCGACTTTGGTTTTATGAACACTTATAACTCCGGTCCAATTTGATGTACATGGGTCCCCTTTATTCCAGTTACTAAGATGATTCATTGGATCAACTAAACTAACTCTAACCGCAAGCAATGCAGatactacaacaacaacaaaaaaaaaatttaaaaattaaaaagaaatCCTTAACATTAGTCAGTTTTGATTAAAAAAGAAGTATAAAGTATAATTTGACACTAATCAACTGAATGAAATTATATGTCATAGTGTGTTGTGATTATGATATACTATGCAATTAGTAACCttcataaatttaaaaaaaaaaaaaaaaacaactttaaATAACCATAACTATACTCAAAAAGCAGAATTTCAAACAAACTTCATATTTTAGTCATGTGTGAACATGTTTAGCACACTTGTTAATCTTAAAAACCAAAGAAGTGAAATGGAATTTTACTATGATTTCAATTCCATTACGGACATTTTAACTACCAAAAAAGGCACCCCCACAATAAAGGGTTTAATCACTTCATTGTTCAGAAAAAGCACCTACAACACTCTCATTTTAGCAATCAAAGATCTTCTACACACAATTCACTTTGTGGGGGTGCATATTTAGGTGGGTCAAGAAGTCTTTAAAACATTTTAGACCTACCTGTAACAGGTGATAAACTTAATGGAGCTGATAACAGATGTAACAAACACTTTAGACCAATTGAAGCATAATGCAGGTGATCAACTTAATGCAGCTGTAACAGTTGACATCAAATACACACAAATACATATAGTTGGGATATATGTTTTCGTTCATCGTAAAGGCAGAGGATATATGTTTTCGCTCATCACTAACAATTAAGTTAATCACAAATATTAAACAACAATCAGGTTTAGAATTATGAAAGTAACAATCAGATTCATCAAAAACAATCACTAAAATTTCAATATGAAACAAAAACTAAGAGATTATCAACATATACCGAAACCACCGGAAACCTATAAACACCGCGGGTACCCTAGAACCACCGCCACAAACCTGGAACCCTAGAAACACAGTCGGTACCCTATAACCATCGGCAAAACGTGGAAGAATTTGAGGGTCTGTAAAAAGGAAAATGTAAAATAAACAAGAAAATACATCACACAAATCAAGAATTCAAATTCTACCGCCGGATACCGCCGGTGAATTTGAGAATTTCGGAAGTACCCCCGCTGCTATTTTGGCGCCAAAACACCTGGATGTATACAATTTTGGGACAGTGGGACCGGGGGTATTAAAATACATGTGTCCATTGATGATTAGTTACCGCCGATACCGCCGGTCTGAACCGACGGTCCGTACGTCTAGAAACGAAATATGGGTCTGACATCGTCTCTGCCAGTAAATTTCTCCAAATTCATTTAATCATCTTATAagtcttttattaataataactagtggtcaatgcccgtgcgttgcacgtggCATGTTTAATGGAGGGCATGTCGGTTGACGTTAACGGTGACTTTCAAAGATGTGTAATAGCTATAAAGTGATTGTGGGCAACGATATGCCGAAACATTTGCGTTTATTGATTTTTTTCTTAAGTTTCACATACTAATGCAGAATGGAGTAAATGTATATGCCAACAATTACAAACGACGTGTATGCGAAAATAAAGCTATTAGCCATGTTACAGGCGCGATTCAAGAGACTCCAAAAGTCCAATTCAATATGCAGCATAGTATTGAGAAGAATTCTGGTTAGGTAATCACAGCAGACCTCATGAGTCACATAAATGTTGCTGGAACATGTTTTGTATTTTGTAAGGCGACCGACTGGACGAAGGACCGGATACCTGCACAAATAAATGGTCAATTGTATGACTTCCAGTGGTGTGTTAAAAGGATATACAATGACGATAACCAATCAATATATTTAAGAGCTGAATAACGATTGAAACGGCAGGCTACAATTTGACTGAATTGTGCAGCGTAAATGGAATATAAACTGAGAACTTTAGCGACAAATAAAAGTACAATTAGCGTAAACAATAAAGACAACAGCAGGCTGTACACATTACCTGATGAGATGTAAGCTATCGAGTTAACCAGCACAGACTATGTAAGCATGCAACTGTTAGATTTTATGTAAACATGCAACTGTTAGATTTTCCTACCGGATGTAAAGATCATAGACCTAGTGTATTCGAAATACTCATTAACTGTAGATTTCCCTTGCAAAATCAATTATGTGTTTATGAATATAGCATCCCAAAGAGAAAGGTCATGTTAATTGATTGCTCATAAGTGATCTACATCTTAGACAAATTATTTACAGGTCTAGTAAGGAATGAAAATAGAATTCATATAGGAAACACAATCAGGACTaaaaaatgaaataatgaaaaaggtgTATAAAAAAGAAGTGCTGGGGGTAAAACAAAAAAATTAATAATGGAGAATCACCCCCCTAAAGTAGGGAAACATTTAAACTTAAAAATAGTTAATTAAtagttaaatatttatttgaaaaaTTCTACACAGATATCTTTCTAAATGAAGTTAATGGGATGACACAGAATTTATGAGGAATCCAAAAGTTAACCTGCGTAAGAGTAGCTGATTTCGTTGAGAATGCCAGCACATACAAAGTGCAGAATACTGTGGGGCCCAGATATGAGTGCCACCTGAGAAATAGGGTGTATGTTAGGGCCGGGGATAAAAATGTGTTTGGAATAAATAGGTAATAGAAGCAGGCACAATAACAGGGTAAAGACAGGGTAAACCTTTAGATGTTTGGTTGAAGGTTGTGGAAGGGTTCCTTGTAAACAACGTTTCTTGTGTGATTAGGAAGTCGGCCTTCATTATCGCCAACCATGACTATTTTTAGACCATCGGGGTTAGTGACTCTTGATAGTGCGACGTATAGTTTTCCGTGGCTGAAAAATGGCCTCGGTAAGTAGATGCCGACATAATCGAGTGATTGGCCCTGGCTCTTGTTAATCATCATCGCATAGCATGGCCTAACAGGAAATTGAATGCGTTACATAACAAAAGGCCACTTTGTTTGGGTGGAAGTTAGAACAATTCTGGGTATAATGACCATATCACCTACATGGGAACCGGTAATGATGCGCGCCTGAATAACGAATTTTTGAAAGTCTGTAATGATTAGACGGGTCCCGTTACACAGTCCGGCGCTGGGATATAAATTTCGCAACAACATGATTGGCTGACCTATCTTCAGTTTCAGCTTGTGCGGAGGTACCCCGGGGaagtttaatttatttaaatattcTACCGGATACGCTTGGTGCTGATCGTATGCGTCGGTTGAGCCTTTGCATATTTCATCCGAGCTTTTGTATATCATAGTTCGTCCCTCTAGCTTCTTAAACATATGTTTGTTTATCTGGTCTGCGTCATCGTTGCGTGGTGTTAAAATTGCCCTTTCACGCAAGTAGTCTTCGTTTTTATACCTTTGAAGAAAATCAGGGAAAATGGTATCAACAACCGCGTCAATTGGAGGTTTCTCCGATTTTACTATGAATTGTTCTGGAATTTCTATCCATGTTGGTTCCTCTTCTCCATCTTTACAAACAGCTGCAACTTTACCGTCTCCAATATCTAGAACCCATCTATTGAATTCCTGTTTTCGAGGATCAACGTGACCATCGGATGTGTATTCGTTGACCCGCATAATGCGGGAGAGGGTATGAAGCCGACAGTGTTGCCACAAATCAGATCGGTTGATGCAAGCTTGAACAACTTCCTGTCTTTTTCCTTTTGGTATTACGGGCAATATTTGTCTGAAATCACCCCCCAGTAGAATAGGTACTCCGCCAAATAGCTTGCCTCTATTTATTTCATCCTTAGCACCCAAAATATCCCTTAGGGTTTTGTCTAAAGCTTCAAATGCAAACCTCTGAGTCATGGGGGCTTCGTCCCAAATGATTAATCTGACCTGTTGCATCAGTTCTGCAAGATGAGTTTTTTGCTTTATACCACACGTGCTGTTCTCCATAAGGTCAAGAGGGATGACGAATCTACTGTGGGCAGTTCGACCTCCCGGCAAAAGTAGTGAAGCGATACCTGCATATATAGAATGTTATTTTTTGCGTATGTGGCAAAATGCGTTTGGTTTTTTGGTTCTTAGTGATAGTCAGCCCTAAAATGTAATAAAAGTAGCCACGTTGGTATATGTTAGTGAGTTATTTGTTGACTTTTTATGCATCATGTTTTTTGCAAAATGAATAGGTTTCCGGGAAAAGAGGGAAAAGCTATGAAAATCTTATTTCTTCTGCATTTTTTTATAATGCAATAAAATGTACTTGTAATGTAAAATAGTAACATAAGATAATTATGTTACTATTAAAAAAAGATTGACCTTAAAAATGGGAAAAGTTGAAGAGAGTTACAGGAGGAGAAGATGAATGATATTGATGACTCTTTGATAAAAATTAATTGAGTGTATATGGAAATCACCTGACGATGCCACTGTTAGGGCTATCAATTTTTCGGACCTTAGCTTTGCAAGAATGGTCTTGTAGACGAAAGTTTTCCCGGTACCTCCGGGACCatataagaaaagaaaaaaacCCCCGCTTGTTGTGTTACTGCTGAAATCACCTCATTGTAAATGTTAAGTTGTTCTGGGTTGAGTGACGCGTAGAGGGTTTGATGTTCAGCTTGCAAATCTGCTAGATTGTAGTTCAATTCTTTGCGAATTAGACGATTGTCGAGTTGTGTTAAGAGTGTGGGGTCAGGTTGTGGTAGATCTGGGAAATCTCCTAACGATTTACCATTTTTGTTCAAGATACTTTGAATTTCCAACAAACAATAATTTCTAAGTTGAGCCTCACTCAACGTCAAATCAGGGAAGTTGTATAGTTTGCGTTTCTTGTGGAGGATATCTTCtgccaaagcttcccaatttgctACCCAAAGGTTGAGTGGTTTAGTCACGTTGCAAAAAAGTAGAATTGTGACAAACAGATCCCACAGTTGTGCACCAGATGCCCATAACCTAGCTTCAGTTATAGCTTCTGTCCACTCTCTATCATCATTGATCAACCCAGAGGCGAAACATGCATCTTTAAACGTGGGATGTAGAATTCCATCAACTGTACGTATTTCTTTATATGTTTCGGGGCCTTTTACTTTATTTAACAACAACCTCAGATAATAACGTTCTCCCGATGCTGGGTGCGAGTAGACGATACGGCCAATGCAGGTTCTCTGTTTTCGACGTGTCCATGTTCTGGCATCCTGATTCCAAACATAATGCTTAGGGATTTTTTCATAATTAAGGCTTCGAGCAGCGGGGTCTCGTTTGTTAAGTTCAAGCCAGTCGGTGAACATGGTTTCCTTGATACTCTCCCTATGCAACAGTGCAGGGAGATTCTGTGAATCATGTAGTGTGATTGTATGGTGATTTGGTAGATGATATGACAGCTTTATAACCGATGGCTTAGAGAAGTGAATTTCGAATGAAAACATTCTCCAAACAGCTTCACACGGAGATTGATACCGACAGTCTAAATATTTTTTGATTTCATCCACCTCAGTAACCACTTCTGAAGTGGAGGTGTTAACAGGGGCTAGGTTTTCTTCAATTAATATAGTTGCCCGATCAGGTCCTTTGTTTAAGTATTTAAATAAGTACTTAATGGCCTGAGATCGATTACACCACTCCACATTTATATGTGCATTGTATTTGAGAAGGAGATACCTATTGTAAGGTACGACAAAACTGTTGTCAAGGGTGCCCTTTCCTTTACTGACTTTTAGGCCATTATTTCGACGACGATAGTGTGCATATCCTTCTTCGTCTATTGTTGTTTCTGCGTTGTATGGTTTCAGGAAATGCTTAGAACACCTTTTATCAATAATGCAAGGGGCGTCCAGGATATTCCCACCGCACGGGCCATGTAGCATGTAGTCAGTTACGGCTTTGAAAGCGGTTGGATCTTCTGTTTCAGATGGTATTTCAGCAGATATGATATCGTCAATCTCTTCCGGTGTTTTACACTTAAAGTCTGGTGTAAGCCAAAACAACATATGTAAGCCGCGTTTTTAAAATTCAATTATATAGATGCCTGCAAAAGAAggttaaaaatggttattttgcgggtGTGAAACACGGAATGGGTGAAACGGGCTGAGTTTAACAGTTGGAAGTTTGTCAGGTGCGCAGCCCTCAATATTGGTCGGCaaggtttttttaaaaaaattcggCCGTCGGGGTAAAAATTAAGAAATGGGACACCCTAATTCAAAACCACCGGGTCTGACAAAGAGAGCCGGGGGCAATGGGTCCTATAGACGGGTCCAACAGGATGGTCTATATTATTTTGAATTTTACCTGGACGATGTAATGTGTCAGAATATAAGAAAGGGTAATAAAAGGGGGAAATAATAGATACCTAGATTAACTCTTAAAATAAGGCAAGTGAAAATTGTTGGATGCAACGGGTTTCAACCCGGTCAAACCTGTTGGTTCTTGTTTAACTGACGTACAAACCGGGGAGGAGGCCGACCCCATCTGTGTCAGTCAGTTAAATGCAGTTCAGTGGCCATCAATGAACCATTTCGAGCCATATCATTTTTGGACGTCGAGCCAACCCTACCCGGGCAGACCCGATTTTCAGGGGTAACATGTTCCAATTAGGTTAGTAGTAGTGTGCGCGAGTAACATTTGAAAGAGGGGTGGCTACAGTAACCGAATACTTACTATTTAAGCGTATTGAGTGAAAACGTACTTTTTTGTTTGTTAATACAGGGACGACAGTAAAAAGAAAAAATAGTGTGGCTAATAAATAAGATGTGAAAAACTAATGGTGAGTGTGTCAAAAAGACGGGCGATGTAATACCTACCTCACATGTGCCAAAGACATGAGCTTTCATGATATCAGCCATCATGGCATCCAACTTCTGTTTGAACAACCTTGCAACAATCTCTGGCCTATCAGGTGCCCGCTGACCTTCAATATATGAAAGCATCTCTTCTATTTCGGGCCATCTCGGATTTGACGTAAAGGTGATGAACAAATCAGGATTATCAAATTCTTGACACAGAGCCATTGCATCCTGGTAGCTTTGCACCATATAGTGCGGGCTGCCGGTATGTGAGGATGGAAGAATAATTCGTTTCCCAATTGCGCTAGCTCTGGTGTCGCCTTGGGTGACAGCGTCGCACACGTTATTGTAGAGGTCGATGCGGAGCTCATTCTGGTGGTTCCTTAGCCACTTAAGTCTTTGTTCTTCAACGGCTGTGTAAGCGTCAACTAAATATTATTGGAATAACCTTCCGCCTCTAAGTATAGTTGTTCCTTCATTTTCCCGTTGTTGAATCCGATAACAATAGAATTCTCGCATGGTAACGTAACCTCTGTTAGTTTTCCTTCTGCCACTGTTACTATAATATGGTATTTCTTCGTGGTATCTCGTTTCTCCGTAGGGAAATAGCAAAGGATATTGCAACACCATGTACAGTTGGTGAAGCTCTGATATCCTCTGTGGTggcgaaattttttttttgaacaatAATATCCCGAGCAGTTGTGCAGTGGCCAAAGTCACTCGTTATCAATGCCGTGACCTCAGCGACGTTCGGAGCATTATACTGTCGTGTATTTGTAGTTTTAGAAAGCAAACGCAGCTCAAAGTTTGATGTGGCATTGTTACCCGCCCAATCTCGGGCCATGAGGAAGGCCTGCGCAACCGCACTGAATTCATTTAACATGTTAATGAGATTGTTGGTGATGTTTTCATCTAACTGCTGGCTTGATGCGAACCCCATGAAAGTAGACATACGATTTCTGGCCTCATTTTGtgtgtcgtaaaagtatagttGCGCATACCTTGGAGCGCCCCCTTCTTCCGGTAATAGCAACCCAATTTTATGGTATGTTTGGCCACTAATACGAAAGGTGTAAGGCCCGCGGCCACGGTTAATTGAGTGGTCAATTCTGGCCCCGAAAGATGTGAATGCAAACATGCTGTTGTAGATCCTGATTTGCTCTCTAAATTTGGCCGTTGAGTGGTCAGTATAGTTGAGCAATGTTTTCAAGACCAAAGGAGGGTCTTTAAGCTTTGGTAGAAGGACCTTTCCATTCTGACAACAGAGAGAGAAGGTTCGGTTGGCGGTTTTTTTGGGTTTGTTACTTATTTCCTCATACCACATTCTTGAGTGGCAAAACATGCACGTGTAGGCAGGGGAGCCGTGGTTATGGTAAGATACGGCAGAACCTGGAAAAGTAAGTAATGTAGTTAGTATTTATCTATGGCTGGATGTATATGGAATATGAACAATATCAATGGTTGGCAGGTTGCTCGAAAGCGAAGTAGACGACCTGAAGAATTAGAAGCTTTTTTTCTAATGGTGTTTGTTGGCGTCTGCAAGCCTGCCCGTCTCACACCTGCGTTTGTTAAATAcgtgttatttttttatttatctttatttaACTTTAGCTATAAACACTCTTGCATAATAAGCTAAATTTATATGTCATTCATTATATTAGTGGCATTCTTTTTATTTCCCTTATACATATATACAGcagaacataataataataaaaataataaccaaAAAATTCATAActgtaatcatattcataattatatatatgaacTATAGTTACAATAATGTTTTTGGGCCTATTGAAAATGATGGCCCTTCAGCAATCATATAGTGACATAAATTGCAACTATAatctaatactaataaaattaacaatgataatcatatttatatttataattaaaactatgagctataatcataatagtaaccacaaataataagaataaaaattCATGACTGTAATCATATTcatgattataattatgaattatagttataataatgtttTTTGGCATATTGAAAATGATGGACCTTTAGCAATTATATAGTGACATAAACTGTaactaaaatctaataataataaaagtaacaatggtaatcatattcataattataattataattatgagctATAATCATAATAGTAACTACAAACCTAATTATTAGTCATATaagttttacaaatttacaatatgaCAACCATAATTTCATAATAGCAACATTAAAAAGAGATCTTTGAACGAATCCATACCTGTTGTGGTCCTTGGTTGCCTTTGAGCATCTGTGGTGCCGACTGGTCCTTCTGAAAAAGGTAACGTGTGAGAGGTGCTGATAATGTACATAGCTAGCAAATGCAAACCGGTGTATATAAAGCCGTAGGGTGAACTTGTACGTATGAAACTGTTCAAGTAAATTACTATGTGCTTACTGAAATCTGATCCGAGAAAGGGGCCGACGAATTTCAGTCCGATAAACTGCTGGATCTGACCGTGCATTGGTGTGGCGATTGATTCTATCTTAATTGATTGCAGTGGTAGGTCTGGTAACAAAATAAATCCTTCTTCTGTGTTTGCCTCCCGTACACGAACAGGGATAACATTAGAAAGGGTTTGGTATTAATACTAAAATTGATCTAACATAAGCTACTTTTTAAATTACTTTGAAATTACCTTCATCAAGATCCCTAGTGCCATTTAACCTGAGGGCAGATAACATTTGCGTTTTCCCAAGCGGGGTTGTTGTTCTTGAGGAGTAAATTGATAGACCATTACTTGTGTTGCTCGCTATTGACAGATCTGGCTATGGTCCTGTGAATTAGACATGAGCAAGGGTCACATGTGTATTTTAACAAAAAAATTTGACCCTGCATTAGAGTGCTGTAGAACAGACCTGGCAACTTAGCGTGCTCGGTGGATGTATTTGAAGTTGATGCCATTCGAGATGTTTGGGTATGTTGATGCATAAAATAGGTTCTTATAGAGATGCACATAAATGTATGAAGGGGCTTTTCCCATTCCAGAGTCCTTTCACTTTTCTGCAAACATTGAATAGTAATAGGGTTAGGCATAAAATCATAATAATGACAATGTAAAGAATGTTTGCTCTCTCCACATCAATGTATTACTTGTTATTGGACATTAATGGGCGTATGATGTTATTAACACAGACATCTAATGTGGTGATCTATATTATCTATATATTAAAAAAAGCCTACCAGTGAACACGGCCTGCAGCACATAGGACAATACGGGTGCAAATGAACGGGTCAATTATATAGGCAGTGTTTGTTACTGGAAGTAATAAAGGGTTGGTCACTAAAGGGGCAActtgagtgaaatgtcccgttcttattgattaaaaacgttccatattaattgatttcgttgcgaggttttgacctctatatgagacgtttttcaaagactgcattcatttttaaacaaaccataacctttatttcatcaataaaggtttaaaaagctttacgtagattatcaaataatgataatctaaaatatcctgtttacacacgaccattacataatggtttacaatacaaatatgttacaacaaaataagtttcttgaatgcagtttttacacaatatcatacaagcatggactccaaatcttgtccttatttaagtatgcgacaacggaagctcttaataatcacctgagaataaacatgcttaaaacgtcaacaaaaatgttggtgagttataggtttaacctatatatatcaaatcgtaacaatagaccacaagatttcatatttcaatacacatcccatacatagagataaaaatcattcatatggtgaacacctggtaaccgacaataacaagatgcatatataagaatatccccatcattccgggacacccttcggatatgatataaatttcgaagtactaaagcatccggtactttggatggggtttgttaggcccaatagatctatctttaggattcgcgtcaattagggtgtctgttccctaattcttagattaccagacttaataaaaaggggcatattcgatttcgataattcaaccatagaatgtagtttcacgtacttgtgtctattttgtaaatcatttataaaacctgcatgtattctcatcccaaaaatattagattttaaaagtgggactataactcactttcacagatttttacttcgtcgggaagtaagacttggccactggttgattcacgaacctataacaatatatacatatatatcaaagtatgttcaaaatatatttacaacacttttaatatattttgatgttttaagtttattaagtcagctgtcctcgttagtaacctacaactagttgtccacagttagatgtacagaaataaatcgataaatattatcttgaatcaatccacgacccagtgtatacgtatctcagtattgatcacaactcaaactatatatattttggaatcaacctcaaccctgtatagctaactccaacattcacatatagagtgtctatggttgttccgaaatatatatagatgtgtcgacatgataggtcgaaacattgtatacgtgtctatggtatctcaagattacataatatataatacaagttgattaagttatggttggaatagatttgttaccaatttttacgtagctaaaatgagaaaaattatccaatcttgttttacccataacttcttcattttaaatccgttttgagtgaatcaaattgctatggtttcatattgaactctattttatgaatctaaacaaaaaaagtataggtttctagtgggaaaaataagttacaagtcgtttttgtaaaggtagtcatttcagtcgaaagaacgacgtctagatgaccattttagaaaacatacttccactttgagtttaaccataatttttggatatagtttcatgttcataataaaaatcattttctcagaataacaacttttaaatcaaagtttatcatagtttttaattaactaacccaaaacagcccgcggtgttactacgacggcgtaaatccggttttacggtgtttttcgtgtttccaggttttaaatcattaagttagcatatcatatagatatagaacatgtgtttagttgattttaaaagtcaagttagaaggattaacttttgtttgcgaacaagtttagaattaactaaactatgttctagtgattacaagtttaaaccttcgaataagatagctttatatgtatgaatcgaatgatgttatgaacatcattactaccttaagttccttggatgaacctactggaaaagagaaaaatggatctagcttcaatggatccttggatggctcaaagttcttgaagcaaaattatgacacgaaaacaagttcaagtaagatcatcacttgaaataagattgttatagttatagaaattgaaccaaagtttgaatatgattattacctt comes from Rutidosis leptorrhynchoides isolate AG116_Rl617_1_P2 chromosome 4, CSIRO_AGI_Rlap_v1, whole genome shotgun sequence and encodes:
- the LOC139842134 gene encoding uncharacterized protein — translated: MLFWLTPDFKCKTPEEIDDIISAEIPSETEDPTAFKAVTDYMLHGPCGGNILDAPCIIDKRCSKHFLKPYNAETTIDEEGYAHYRRRNNGLKVSKGKGTLDNSFVVPYNRYLLLKYNAHINVEWCNRSQAIKYLFKYLNKGPDRATILIEENLAPVNTSTSEVVTEVDEIKKYLDCRYQSPCEAVWRMFSFEIHFSKPSVIKLSYHLPNHHTITLHDSQNLPALLHRESIKETMFTDWLELNKRDPAARSLNYEKIPKHYVWNQDARTWTRRKQRTCIGRIVYSHPASGERYYLRLLLNKVKGPETYKEIRTVDGILHPTFKDACFASGLINDDREWTEAITEARLWASGAQLWDLFVTILLFCNVTKPLNLWVANWEALAEDILHKKRKLYNFPDLTLSEAQLRNYCLLEIQSILNKNGKSLGDFPDLPQPDPTLLTQLDNRLIRKELNYNLADLQAEHQTLYASLNPEQLNIYNEVISAVTQQAGVFFFSYMVPEVPGKLSSTRPFLQS